In Microbulbifer pacificus, the genomic stretch TTAAGCCCGGCCACGTGCCGGGCTTTTTTGTGCCTGAAACCTCGCAATAGACAGAAAAATCAACAGGTAAAAAAAAGCGGGGACATTAGTCCCCGCAAAGGTGTTCATCCTGATGAGATGAAAGGAAGAGTCCAGAGACTGCTCAAGCCTCTGAGAGATAAACCGTTTTCTTGTCCACGTACTGCTCGAGCCCATAGCGACCATCCTCGCCACCAATGCCCGACAGTTTCCAGCCATTGTGGAAGCCTTGGTGCTGCTCGCCGATACCACGGTTCACATACACCTCACCCACTTCCATCTCCGCAATGGACTTGTGGATATAGCGCAGGTTTTCGGTAAACAGGTAAGCGGAGAGACCGTACTCGCTATCGTTGGTGTAGGCGATCGCCTGATCGATACTGGAAATCTTCACGATTGGCAGAATCGGGCCGAAGGTTTCCTCGTGCACCAAGATGTTGTCCTGCTGAACATTGGCGAGCACGGTCGGCTCATACCAGTTGCCGCCTTCGAAGCCAGCAACTTCCGCGGGCTTGCCGCCGGTAAGCAACTCTGCCCCCTGGGCGATGCTTTGCTGGACCAGCTCGTGGATATGCTCGATTTCACGGGCATTCACTTTGGGCCCCATCTGCGAGGATTCATCCAGCGGGTTGCCCACTTTCAGCGCCTTCACCTTGGGCAGGAACTTGGCCATAAATTCGTCGTACACCTTCTCGTGTACGTACAGGCGCTCCGCACAGGTACACACCTGCCCGCAATTGGCATAACGGGTCCAAAGTGCGGCTTCCGCAGCCTTATCCAGGTCCGCATCTTCCATCACGATAAATGGCGCCTTGCCACCCAGCTCCAACATGACCGGAATCATGTGCTTGCCACTGGCCTGATGAATAATCTGGCCGGCGCGAGTGCTACCGGTCATGGTGATCATCGCGGTCAGCGGGCTTTCGCACAGGGCCTGGCCAACGATGGAGCCTTCGCCGTTGACGATATTCAGTACGCCCGCAGGAATGCCCACATCGTTGGCAATGCGTCCCAGCTCCATGGTGGTGAGCGGCGTTTCCTGAGTTGGCTTGATGACGATACTGTTGCCGGTAACCAGCGCCGGGCCGATCTTGCGCCCAGCTAGAGCCAGCGGGAAGTTCCACGCGGTAATCGCCACAACAACACCGCGAGGCACCTTGTGGATGTAGATTTTTTCGTCCGCGTTATCGGAAGGCAGAATATCGCCCTCCAGCGTCAGCGCGTTGTCACAGGCGTACTCAATAAACGTTGCGGTCGCATTGACTTCATCGCGGGCCACACCAATCAGCTTGCCCTGCTCCTTTACCAGCAGTTCTGCCAGGCCTTCGGTCTCCGCACGAATCGCGGCGGCAAACTTGCGCAACAGCGTCGCCCGATCACGGGCGGTGCGCTTTGCCCACGCCTTCTGTGCCTGCTTGGCATTGGCTAGCGCCGCTTGCGCATCTTCCGCACAGCCCTTCGGGATATTCCCCAGCACCTCACCGGTGCTCGGGTTCAGCACTTCAATAACGCCGTCGGCCTTGGAGGCAATGTATTCGCCGTTAACGAAGTTCACGTTGTTTTTAATTGCAATTGCCATGGGTTATCTCCCCATCCAGCCACCGTCCACCAGTAGGACGCTGCCGTTCATATAATTGGAAGCTTCGGAGGCCAGGAATACCACCGGGCCTTTAAAGTCTTCCGGCTCGCCCCAACGGCCCTGGGGAATACGCGCGAGAATGCTCGCCGCACGCTCGCTGTCTTCGCGCAGCGCCTGGGTGTTATCGGTCGCGATATAACCCGGTGCAATCGCGTTCACGTTCACACCTTTGGACGCCCACTCGTTGGACAGTGCCATAGTGATCTGACCGATCGCCCCTTTACTCGCGGCGTAACCCGGTACGGTAATTCCGCCCTGGAAGGTGAGCAGGGACGCAGTGAAGATAATCTTTCCGGAACCCCGTGCCACCATCACCTTACCGATTTCACGGCTCAGAATAAACTGGGCATTCAGATTGACTTCAATTACCTTGTCCCAGAGGTCATCCCCGTGTTCCGCCGCGGGTGCACGCAGAATCGTGCCAGCGTTGTTGACCAGGATATCGATCTGGGCGTGTTCACTTTTTACCTTGTCGATAAATCCGTAAAGGGAGCTGCGGTCGGAAAAATCACACTGATAAGGGAAAAATTGCTGACCTGCCGCGGATACTTCACGGCCTACGTCAGATTCATTCAGATCCAGATTGGCCGATACACCGATTACGTCGGCACCCGCTTCTGCCAGGGCCACCGCCATAGCTTTGCCAATACCGCGGTTACAACCGGTAACTAGGGCTTTCTTTCCGGCGAGGCTGAATTGTTGCAACATCGTTTTACTCTCTAAATTCTTTAATTGGCGATACGCGGCTCAGTCTTCCGCGCCGCAGGCGACCAGCGCTTTCATACCGGATGGGTTGCCATCCATGGAAGCGAAGGCGCTGCCGATATCGTTCAGCTGGGCCACCTTACTGATGAAAGGCACCAGATCGATCTTTCCGCTGGCGACCATGTCGATGGCCTGCTCGAAATCCTGCGCTTCATAGACGCGGGCACCAACCAGCTCCAATTCGCGCCAGAAGAACTTGAACAGATCCAGTTGCGGCTTCTGGGAGTGGATCGCCACCATACAGATGCGGCCACGTACGGCAGCTATCTCGGTCATGGCATCCACCGCCGGCTGCACACCGGAAACCTCAAACACCACATCGGCACCTTTACCGCGGGTCCAGTCTTCTACAGCCGCCTTCAAGTCCTGCTCAATCGGGCTCACCGCCAGAGCACCGGTTTTTTCCGCAAAGGCGCGGCGCTCTGGGCTCGGCTCGGAAATCATGACTTCGGCACCAATTCCGAGGGCAACCTGGGCCACCAGCTGACCGATTGGGCCGCCACCGAGAATCACGGCTTTCTCCCCAGCCTTTAGACGCGCGCGGGAGATATCGTGACAGGCCACTGCCAAGGGTTCGATCAATGCGCCCTGCTTCAGGGACACATTTTCCGGCAGCTTGTGCAGAGTGCGGGCCTTCACATTCCAGTAGCTTTGAAATGCCCCCATAGAATCGATGCCCATAAATTTCAGGTTGTGGCAGATATGGCTGTGGCCGTTATCGCAGGCCGGGCAATCGCCGCAGTAATCCAGCGGGCGCACCACGACACGCTCGCCCACGGTATAGCCTTTTACATTTTCACCAACTGCATCCACCACACCCGACATTTCGTGGCCTACAACCTGCGGCGGCTGCACACGCTGATCCATCACGCCGTGATAGATATGCATATCGGTGCCACAGATCCCCACGTAACCCACCTTCAGGCGCACCTCATCCGCTGCAGGCGCTTCACAGTGCCCCTCTACAACTTCAAAGGATTTGTTACCAACATACTGAGCAGCTTGAGCTTGCATGAACATCACCTATTAAGAGTGCTTGACCAGATGTGGTCGCAGCAGAGTTTCATCAAAGGTCACCCCGGTACCCGGCTCGTTGGAGGCAACGGCGCGGCCGTTTTCCAGCACGATCGGGCGGGTGGTGTATTGGTCGATAGGGAAGGAATGGACTTCCAGGTAGCCCGCATGGGGCTGGCTCGCCATCAGGGATACATGCAGCTCGTGCATACCGTGGCTGCACACTGGCAGGTTGTGTGCGTAGGCCAGCTCTGCCACTTTCAGCCAGCCGGTAATACCGCCGATATTGGAAGCATCCGGCTGCAGGAAGCCGAGTTTGGCCTGCGCGATGGCATAGGTGAACTCGTGTACCGTGTGCAGGTTTTCGCCCATGGCCAGTGGAATATTGATGGCATCGGCAATACGGCCATAACCCAGATAATCATCGGGAATGGTGGGCTCTTCGAACCAGGTAATATCGCAGTGATCAATGGCGCGGCCGAAGCGCACTGCCTGCTCGATGGTCATGGAGTAGTTGGCGTCCACCATAAAGGTGACATCGTCACCGATCAGCTTTCGCACCGCTTCCACACGCGCCACGTCTTCCCGGTAGTCTTCCTTACCCACCTTGATCTTCACGGCATTAAAGCCGCGGGCCAGGTAACTGGAAATGTTGTCCAGCAGTTTGGACTCGGAGAAATTCAGGTCGATACCGCCGGCATAACACTTGCTGGAATTGCCAGCACCGCCAGCCACCTTCCACAGGGGCAGGCCCAGGCGCTTGCAACGGAGATCCCACAGTGCGATATCCACTGCAGACAGCGCAAAGCTCAGCAGCCCACCGCGGCCCACATAATGCAGATGGGTTTGAATCCCCTCCCAGATGGCAAAGATATCCGACGCATCGCGGCCTTCCAGCAGCGGTTGGATATCGTCCTGTAACAGGGAGTAGATGGCGCGACCACCGCGGCCACCGGTGTAGGTGTAGCCAACGCCTTCCAGACCATCCTGACAGCGCACGCGGAACACCAGTACCTCAAAGTGGGTGTGGTCACCGTGGCGCGCATCGGTGAGCACTTCCGCCAGAGGAATCTGGTAATACTCAACCTTAGTGGCGGCGATGGTGCTCGAAGACAGCAGCTCTGTGGCCTGCTCTTGTACTTCCATCAACATGGAGGAACCCCAAAATCCGTGATTTTTTATTTGGGCCTATTAACACTGAATTCGATGGCCGCGTTGCCCCCCCAAAACGAGCCAGGCGCGGCTATCGAATTCAGTGTTAACAGGCCCTTTTTCAATACTTCTAATGATTAGACTTCAATCAATGGAACCATTGTATATTGTTAACAATTAACATCAATCATTTTTTTGCCCATAGCGGCGTGGATACAGCTCCCGGTTCAGAGCCTGAGCCGCGGCCACTAGCGGCCCATAGGGCTCATCCGCTACGGTGACAAAGCCGACGTTGTAGTTTTCCCCATCCCAGGCGCGGCCGGAGGCCGGTGAATCGATGTACTGGAACCACTGGGCACCCACAAACCAGGGGTTGTCGATGATGGTGTGCATATAGTCGCGGAACATTTCGCCGCGCTCTTGCTGGCTCTCTGCGGATACGAGGCCCGCGTGGAAACTGCCGGAATCCGTTGCCCCCATATGAAATTCACCAATAATGGAGGGCTTGTCGATTTCCGCGAGGAATTCCCAGTTATCTGCCGCCAGACCCTCGGTGTAAAGGTTGTAGCTCACCACATCTACATGGGCGGCAGCCCCGCGCACCACTTCTGGTGTCATTCCCCAATCCGCAAAGCGGGCGCCGAGAAACAGATGGTCAGGCATAACATCGGCCAGCTCGCGCTCTACCACGGAGAAGAATCGGGCAGAAAGGGATTCCAGCAGCAGAGAAAAGTCCTCCCGCAACTGCCCCTCTATTCTGGGTTCGCCGCCGGCCGCTTGAGGGAGCGAAAAGCCCGCGGCAAATGCTTCCCAGGAAGGAATAGACCGGGAAGGCATAGAAGAAAACCAGGCGCGGGACAGGCTCTCCACGCTCGGGTATTTCCTTTTCAGGATCTCGACAAACGCGGCCTTGGCGGGGCTCTCTGCTGCGTCACGCGTCAGGGTATGAATGATCAGACCGAAGTGACCGGCATCGGTTTTGGTGTTACCCCAGCTCAACTCGTTTTCGATATAAACGCCCATACACCAGGGATCGCCCTGCACTTCAGCAGCGACCTGCGCCACAGTACGCTTTACGGAATTGACAAACTCAGGGTCGAACGGATCATGCAGCGGCCCCCAGTAATCGTTGCCACTGCTGACGCGCTTGTGCTCGCCGCGAATCCAACCATTGGCCACATAAGCGACCTTACCGTTATCGTAAAGTGAAGGATCCGCCCAGTTACCCAGGGTGGTAAATCCCCAGTTCAGCTGGCGGTCGACGGTCACCTCACGCCAGCGCTGCAGATAATCCGGCCCGTATTTCCGCTGCAGATTTGCCCGATAAAAACTGTATCCCTGCCCTTTCTCTACCGGCCCCATATGCACCACTGGGCGATAAAAATAGTGGGCGGCGAGCGGGTCGCCTTTTTCCGGCAGCCACTGAAACAGGTCCCGACGCAGTTCTGACACAATCGTCTCACCCAGCCCTGTATCCGGATCCGCAAAATCCACACCGGTCATGGTGACGGTGTTGTCCATGCGCATATTGTCGACGCCAGTGGCGAAAAACAGGTAACCCTCCGGGTCAATCAGCGCCCACTGCCCGTCGATTTTTTGGGTACGGAAATAGCCGGTGGATTTATAGCGCGGACCCTCCGCCCAGCCGCCAAAACGGGAACGATCAGGAAAGATTGAAGACTCAGAAAACGCTTCCGCCTCGCGCTGCGCACTTGCACGAAGCTCGTCATCGCTGTGAATCTTTTCCGGGTAATCCTGAGGCGCGTACTGACCGTACTGATCGAAAATTTTCTGTAGCTTGTGCGGTTGGAATTCGCCGTTTTGTGCCAGAGCAATGTCCTCAAACACCAGAGTGCGGTCACTGAGGATACTTTTCATATTGAGCTCGATACGGCGAATATTCGCCAGATCCAGCGACTTGCTGCCCCACATCCAGGTCATTGCCGTCGCCGCGTTGTCGTAGAGTGCCGGCGCATCCCGCATACCGGTATCCAGGGCAAGCGCCGGACCATTCAGGTCGAAATAGTAAGTACCGGCGTCACCTGCGGGCACATTGAACGAGCGGGTACCGTAAGTCTCATCATCGTAAACCGTCACAAACAGCTGCGCCGAGTGGTCCCCGGGATTGGTTACTTTCAGGGACAGGCCGATATTCTCCCCGGCACCACGCCAGTCCCAACCAGAATCCGGGGCAAGGTCCAGTCGCGGCTCATAAATGTTTTTGGAGAAAACCGCGTGCAACGGGGAGATTCCGGTGTCCACCGGCAGTCGGGAAAGTGATACTCCGTGCCCTTCCACACCTGCGGGGATCCCGCGACCACCAGTCAATAAAGCCGGCGGGTATTCGTGCTCATTGCCCGGACCCGCAACTACTGCGCCGTTATCGCCTGGCTGACCACAGGCAGGCAGCAGCACAAGAGCCACAGAAAGCCACAGGATTCCGAAACGAAGTTGCTTCAACACACATTGAACGGAGGAAAAAAAGATCGACATTGAACTACCCGGAACCAAAAGATCGTTATTCTGTTTTATTAACAATATTTTGTTAACAATCTACAGTCATCTAGGCTCAATGTAAACGTTTCAATGTCCCTTGGGGGGCTTAAACCCTTGTTTTACCAATAAAAAAGCGCGGTGCCCTCTCGAACACCGCGCTTGTCGCCATCGCCCTGCTTTTGGCGCAGGTACGTTTGAACTACCTATCGATTCGAGCAGGCGTCGATGCCACCGAACTATCTACTGCGCTCGAAAAATCACTCGACAGACTTCACATCGCCAAAGCGGCGCTCGTACAGACCCTCGTGGACTTCCTTGGCCGCCTTGACCAGCTCCACGTAGGGAACATCCGCTACCGACACAAACCCGTTCGCGTAGTTTTCGCCGTCATAGGCGCGGCCAGTAATTGGGGAGTCCATGTACTGGAACATATGCACGCCCACAAACCAGGGGTTGTCGATAAACGAGTGCATATAGTTCTTGAACATACGGCCGCGGTCTTTCTGATCTGCTGAAATCACGATACCCGGATGGAAGTGCCCCTGATCATCGGAACCAAAGCTGAACTCACCAATCAGGCTCGGCTTGTCGATCTCCGCCAGGAACTCCCACTTTGACGGCACCAAACCCTCTTCGTAGAGGTTGTAGCTGATGATATCCACGTTCTTGCCTGCCGCCTTCACAATCTCCGGAGGCATACCCCAGCTTGGCAGACGGGAGCCCAGATACAGGTGATTCGGCATCACCGACTTCATCGCCTTGCGAATAGTGCCGAAGTACTGATTGCCGTATTCAAACAGCAGGGTCGCGTAATCTTCGCGCTGTGCGTCGGTAGTGAGACTCGAGTCCATACCCTTCTCAAAGGCTTCCCAGGATTTCACCTCTTTGCTCCAGGCCTTATTCAAGGCTTCAATGGTGCCGTACTTCTCTCGCAATACTTTAGTGAAGGCGCCTTTGGCTGGGGTGTCTGCTGCATCCCGTGTCAGCGTATTGATCACGATACCGTAGTGAAGTTCGTCACTCTCAAGACGACCAAAACTCTGCTCGTTGTCAAAAAAGACCCCCATACACCAGGGGCTGTTTTCGATCTGCTCGCTGACCGACTTTGCCGCCACTACCGAGCGCTGATAAAAACGGGGGTCGTAGGGATCAGGCACCGGATGCCAGAAATCGAAACCGCTACTGAGAGTACCGAACTCCCCAATGATGTCCGCAAAAGCGACAAACGGAATCCGTTCCTGCTGATAAAAGGGTTCCGCGGCCCAATTGCCCAACGAAGTAAACCCCCAGTCCAGCATGCGGTCGACAGTGACCTTTTGCCAGGTATCCAGGTAGGACTCCGGATACGTCTCGCCATAGCGGCGCTCCAGGTTGGCGCTGTAGAAACTAAACGTCTCACCGTGCTTGAGCGGCCCCGACTGTGTTTCACGCCGGTAGCCGTAGTGATTCCCCAATTCATCATTATAGCCGGGCAGCCAGTTGAACATTTTCGCGCGGGTTTCCGAGATCAACTCGCGGGTCGCCCAGGCTTTCTCGTCGACACGGTTCAGGGGCTGATCGTCTTCCGCAATCACCTCATCGGCGCTGCGCTTCGGGATCAATTTCTGGTCGTAATCGTAACCGGTGATGGTGGAAGAATTGGACAGGCGGATGATGTCGATACCGGTGGAGAAATACAGATATCCCTCCGGGTCGACGATAGCCCACTTACCGTTGACTTTCTCGGTGCGGAAATAGCCGGTGGCTTGCAATTGGGGGCCACTCTTCCAACCACTGAATTTTGAGCGATCGGCGTTGGGTTTGCCGGACAAGCTCGCCAGCTCTTCCTCAACCACTTTTTTCAGCTCTTCGTCGGAGTGGATCTTGCCTTCGTAATCCACCTTGGCGTTCTGACCATATTTGTCCAGCAGCCCGGTAAGGAAGTTTTCATCCATCGGAGGATTGGCCCGCAGACGCAGATTGTCAATGGTGTACTGGCGATCGCTCAGGCTGCCATCGGTACCGAAGGAGATCTGGGTGATCCCAGAGAGATCTAATAATTTTTTGCCCCAGAAGGAGTGCAGCATAATGTCGTCCGACTGCCAGGTGGGCGGATTGGAACGCAGGCCGGAAGCAAAATTGAACTCGTTCTGTGCCGCCGCCTTTGGGTCTTCCTGATCGTGTCCGTGCAGCTTGGCGTAGTAAGTCCGCGCGGTACCATCCGCCGGCACTACCAGCCCGCGAGTATAAAAGTCGCCGTTTTTATCCGCCATGGTGACATCAATCTGCACCGATTCGGCACCGTGATTGGCCACATCGAATGCCAGGTTGAAATCGGAGAACTCGCTCCAGTCCCAGGCTTCCGCAGGCTGGATTACAAGGCCGGCATTATTGTTGTCGGCCAGTTTCAACTTCACTTGTAGCGCTTTGCCACCAGCGCCGTCATCTACCAGGTTGGCGGTGCCATTGTTAACCTGGACAGACGCGGGAATACCGCCCTGATCGAAGCCTTCCAGCAAAAGGTCCTGAGCCAGCAGATTGGAATCGGACGTGGCTGTCACATTGGCCGCAGTCTCGCCACCTTTCTGCTCGCCAGAGCAGGCCGTCAGACTACCCAGAGTGGCCGCAGTGATCGCGAGGCTCAGTGCTGAGCGCATTAGGGGTTTGGAAAATCGCTTGGTGTCCATCGTAGTACTCGTTTTAATTATTGGTTGCCTGACGCAAATACTTGAAAGAATTTATTACCAGTTGGTGTAGCTGCCGTCTGGCTTGTACAGCCGCGGGGCTTCCCAGAATTTGAACGACTGCTCGGCAATCATTTCCTCATTCACATCAATGCCGATGCCCGGCGCATCGCCCACCGGATACACCCGATTCACTTCTTTCGGGCGGTTGATGAAATATTTATCGTGATCGGATTTGTTGCTGTCGTAGGGGGCAATCTCACACCACGAAAGATTCGGCACCGCCGCACACATCTGAATGGTGGCGGCGGTACATACCGGGCCCAAAGGGTCGTGAGGCATAATGTCGATGTAATGGCTTTCCGCCATGGCAGCTACTTTCATCGCCTCAGTCAGTCCACCCACGTTGCACACGTCGATGCGGGCAAAGTTGGTGAGATCGTTCTCGATATGGGGCAAAAAGTCCCACTTGCTGGCGAACTCTTCGCCGATGGCAAAGGGTACATTCACCATCTTGCGCAAGCCCTGGTACGCGGTAACCGACTGATCGCGGATGGGTTCTTCGAGAAAATCGAGCACGCCCTCCCCCAGCTTCTGGCAGAAACTCGCGGTTTCGGCAACGGAGAGGCGGTGGTGGTAGTCGATACCCAGCACCAACTCTTCCCCCAGTTCCTGACGGATTTCCTTCAGGCTACCGGCTGCGGCGGCGATGGATTTACGCACATCAAACGTGGTGGGTTCGGTAGGCGAACCGTGTTCGCCGGTGGTTGCACGGATCACTTCCCAGCCCTGCTCGCGCAGCGCGCGGAAGTCGTCCAGCAGCGCCTGCCCCATGGGTTTGGTGGAGGTAACGAACAGCGGAATCTCGTTGCGCTGCTTGCCGCCAAGCAATTGATAGGTCGGCACGTTCAGCGCCTTGCCCGCGATATCCCACAGGGCGATGTCGATGGCGGAAATGGCTGCGGTGAGCACCCGACCACCTTCGAAATACTGGCTGCGGTACATCTCTTGCCACAGGGCACCAATGTTCCTTGCATCACGGCCAATCAGAAACTCACGGAAATGTTTTACCGCACCGGCAACCGCCAGCTCGCGACTGGAAAGACCAGACTCGCCCCAGCCATAGATTCCCTCGTCGGTTTCCACCTTCACCAGACACAGATTGCGGTGTCCAACCCAGGCGGGGTAAACCTTGATATCGCTAATCTTCATGCTCGCACTCCGCTCATTTCAGATCGTCGGTGGGACAGAGGCTGGCACTGAGGCCGTGGTCTGCGGTGATATTGGAGCCGGTCATGGCGCCGGAACAGGGCGACAGTAGGAAGGCGGCGATATGGCCAACCTCCTCAACCGTGTTGTATTTGTTGTCCGCGTGCATCTGGTCAAAAGACGCTGCCAGAGCCGGGTTTTCATCGGCGACTTTTGCCACCGCCTCGGTCCTGGTCAGGCCCGGGCACAGGCTGTTTACGCGGATCCCTTTTTTGCCCAGGCTCCAGGCCATGGCACGGGTCATGGCGACAATCGCACCCTTGGTGGCAGCATACATTTCGTAGCCGGCCACGCTGGCACCGGCGTGATTGGAGGCGATATTTACAATGGCGGCCCCCGCCGGCATACGGCGCGCCGCCGCCTGGCACAACAGGAATACCGAGCGCTGGTTTACTTCCCAGAGGCAATCCAGCTTGTCCAGATCGAAATCGAGAAAGTCCCCCTCGATAGTGACACCGGCGTTATTCACCAGACCATCGATGCGCCCGAACTTTTCGAAAACCTCATCGATAAACGGCGCAATGGCGGAAGCGTCCCCCACATTCAGCGGAAAATAAGCGCTCTCAAAACCGCGATCGCGCAGGGTTTCCACCCGGTTATTCGCATCATTGATATCCGCCAGTACCACCTTGGCACCCGCCTCGGCACACACCTGTGCGATACCCCAACCGATGCCCGCAGCGGCACCGGTGACGATAACAACCTTCTGATCCAGCAAGGCTTTAGACATGAAGACTTCTCACTTTCTTGAACGGTCCACCAGTGCGCGCGCTCAGGCACGCACCATGGTCGCTTCGATTTCTTCGATGGATTTGTTTTTGGTTTCCGGCAGCAGGCGGAACAGCAGTGCAAGGCTCACGCTGATACAGGCGGCGTAGAACAGGAAGATTTCCGTCGCGCCCATATTGTTCAGCTGCCAGGGGAAAAACTGCTGCACGAAGTAACTGACGGTACTCACAACCAGTGCAAAGAATGGAATCGCCACACCGCGAACATGAGTGGGGAAAATTTCCGAAAAGAGCACCCACATCACCGGCCCGATGGACAGGTTAAACGCGGCGATAAAACACATGATGCCCATCAACACCAATTTGGCGTTGATCTGAATTGCGTTCTGGATCAGCGCGCCCTCGTTGGCCCGCGCCGTCGCTTCGCCGAGCGCCTGATACATAGCCTGCTTGAAGGCCACATCACTCTCAAAAGCAGTACCCACCAGGGCCTGCAACCCGGACACATCAATATTCGTATCCGCCAGCGCCTGCAGAGAAGCCGCGGTCAACTCATAGCTGGCCTGACTGAACGCCCAGCTGCACAGAAACAGGCTGACACCACCCCAGGCCAGGCCGAACAGCACCAGCGGGCGGCGCCCAAGACGATCAATCAGCAGCAGCGCCAGAATCGTGAACATCACGCTCACCACACCGACGATCACCGCCTGCATAAAGGCAGCATTAGTGCCGATACCCACCTGCTCAAACACAGTGGGTGCGTAGAACATGATGGCGTTGATACCGGTAATCGGCTGGGCGATGGCGATCACCAGGCCAACCCAGAAGGCGGTGCGCAGACGCGGTTTGAAAATCTCCGCCACCTGCTGGCGGAAGCTGCCGGCGGGTGCGGCCGCAGCGCTCTCCTGGATTTCCTGAATCTGCGGTTCGATATGACCGGCGGGGATCAACTTGCCCATCATTACGCGGGCCTCATCCAGGCGCCCTTTTAGCACCAGCCAGCGCGGGCTCTCGGGAATGGCCAGCAACATCAACAGCCAGATCAGCGCCGGAATTACTTCCACTCCGAGCATCCAGCGCCAGGTGTACTGATCGATCCCAAGCGCGCCCACCCAGGCGGCGTCCGCGTTGGACGCCTGCAGAATCAGGTAGTTGGCGAAGTACGCCGCCGACAACCCCACTACGGTGGTGATCTGATTCATGGAGACCAGCTTACCGCGCATATTGGCCGGGGCGATCTCGCCGATATACATGGAAGCGAGAGACAGGGAAGTAAACGCAAGGCCACCGAGGAAGCGTGCTGCCACCAACATTTCAAAATTGGGGGCGAGCACCGAGCCAATGGCAGAAAGAAGATAAAGAGCGGCGATAATCAGCAGCGCCGATTTACGGCCCCAGGCGTCACATATGCGCCCGGTGACCATCAACGCAAAAATCACCCCGAAACCGGGCGCACTGACCACGGTCCCGACCTGCAAGTCGGACAGGGTAAATTCGGCAGTAATAAAGCGTACAGTGCCGGAGATCAGCGCCGCATCCAGTCCAAAGATGAAACCGCCAAATGCCACGATCGCGGCAAATTTGAAGGCGGTCAATTGGAATCCTCTCATCGGATAACCCTCTTTATTGTTATGGGTACTCCGACCGCTGATACCTGTCACCCTCTTCAGGGCGTTAGCGTCAAGTATCTTCTGGTTGCACGGTCGGCCACCACGTGATGTTGGCCCATCATACAACCCCAACTCCTTTTTGTTAACAATTAACTATATACAAATATTCCTAGCTCCCTTTATACTGCATCCATCTTGTCCCGTCATCGGGAATAGACCAGAAAGTAGAAGCCAGTAAGAAGAATCACAGGAAAGCACGATGCTGAGCCAGCAGTTTCACCAGGCCCTGGAAGCCTGCCCCCTGATTGCCATTATCCGCGGCGTTACCCCGGATGAG encodes the following:
- a CDS encoding MFS transporter; its protein translation is MTAFKFAAIVAFGGFIFGLDAALISGTVRFITAEFTLSDLQVGTVVSAPGFGVIFALMVTGRICDAWGRKSALLIIAALYLLSAIGSVLAPNFEMLVAARFLGGLAFTSLSLASMYIGEIAPANMRGKLVSMNQITTVVGLSAAYFANYLILQASNADAAWVGALGIDQYTWRWMLGVEVIPALIWLLMLLAIPESPRWLVLKGRLDEARVMMGKLIPAGHIEPQIQEIQESAAAAPAGSFRQQVAEIFKPRLRTAFWVGLVIAIAQPITGINAIMFYAPTVFEQVGIGTNAAFMQAVIVGVVSVMFTILALLLIDRLGRRPLVLFGLAWGGVSLFLCSWAFSQASYELTAASLQALADTNIDVSGLQALVGTAFESDVAFKQAMYQALGEATARANEGALIQNAIQINAKLVLMGIMCFIAAFNLSIGPVMWVLFSEIFPTHVRGVAIPFFALVVSTVSYFVQQFFPWQLNNMGATEIFLFYAACISVSLALLFRLLPETKNKSIEEIEATMVRA
- a CDS encoding beta-galactosidase; the encoded protein is MDTKRFSKPLMRSALSLAITAATLGSLTACSGEQKGGETAANVTATSDSNLLAQDLLLEGFDQGGIPASVQVNNGTANLVDDGAGGKALQVKLKLADNNNAGLVIQPAEAWDWSEFSDFNLAFDVANHGAESVQIDVTMADKNGDFYTRGLVVPADGTARTYYAKLHGHDQEDPKAAAQNEFNFASGLRSNPPTWQSDDIMLHSFWGKKLLDLSGITQISFGTDGSLSDRQYTIDNLRLRANPPMDENFLTGLLDKYGQNAKVDYEGKIHSDEELKKVVEEELASLSGKPNADRSKFSGWKSGPQLQATGYFRTEKVNGKWAIVDPEGYLYFSTGIDIIRLSNSSTITGYDYDQKLIPKRSADEVIAEDDQPLNRVDEKAWATRELISETRAKMFNWLPGYNDELGNHYGYRRETQSGPLKHGETFSFYSANLERRYGETYPESYLDTWQKVTVDRMLDWGFTSLGNWAAEPFYQQERIPFVAFADIIGEFGTLSSGFDFWHPVPDPYDPRFYQRSVVAAKSVSEQIENSPWCMGVFFDNEQSFGRLESDELHYGIVINTLTRDAADTPAKGAFTKVLREKYGTIEALNKAWSKEVKSWEAFEKGMDSSLTTDAQREDYATLLFEYGNQYFGTIRKAMKSVMPNHLYLGSRLPSWGMPPEIVKAAGKNVDIISYNLYEEGLVPSKWEFLAEIDKPSLIGEFSFGSDDQGHFHPGIVISADQKDRGRMFKNYMHSFIDNPWFVGVHMFQYMDSPITGRAYDGENYANGFVSVADVPYVELVKAAKEVHEGLYERRFGDVKSVE
- a CDS encoding SDR family NAD(P)-dependent oxidoreductase, translated to MSKALLDQKVVIVTGAAAGIGWGIAQVCAEAGAKVVLADINDANNRVETLRDRGFESAYFPLNVGDASAIAPFIDEVFEKFGRIDGLVNNAGVTIEGDFLDFDLDKLDCLWEVNQRSVFLLCQAAARRMPAGAAIVNIASNHAGASVAGYEMYAATKGAIVAMTRAMAWSLGKKGIRVNSLCPGLTRTEAVAKVADENPALAASFDQMHADNKYNTVEEVGHIAAFLLSPCSGAMTGSNITADHGLSASLCPTDDLK
- a CDS encoding mandelate racemase/muconate lactonizing enzyme family protein, which produces MKISDIKVYPAWVGHRNLCLVKVETDEGIYGWGESGLSSRELAVAGAVKHFREFLIGRDARNIGALWQEMYRSQYFEGGRVLTAAISAIDIALWDIAGKALNVPTYQLLGGKQRNEIPLFVTSTKPMGQALLDDFRALREQGWEVIRATTGEHGSPTEPTTFDVRKSIAAAAGSLKEIRQELGEELVLGIDYHHRLSVAETASFCQKLGEGVLDFLEEPIRDQSVTAYQGLRKMVNVPFAIGEEFASKWDFLPHIENDLTNFARIDVCNVGGLTEAMKVAAMAESHYIDIMPHDPLGPVCTAATIQMCAAVPNLSWCEIAPYDSNKSDHDKYFINRPKEVNRVYPVGDAPGIGIDVNEEMIAEQSFKFWEAPRLYKPDGSYTNW